The Xenopus tropicalis strain Nigerian chromosome 7, UCB_Xtro_10.0, whole genome shotgun sequence genome includes a region encoding these proteins:
- the c1qtnf5 gene encoding complement C1q tumor necrosis factor-related protein 5, whose protein sequence is MIPLLHLLSLVTLIPITSPIGDNKIASSCCGMPGIPGIPGTHGNAGLPGRDGRDGKDGSPGTSGPKGDSGEPGIPGARGFPGMAGPPGVQGDKGVQGECAVPPRSAFSAKLSESRTSPIPGQPVPFGKVLINEQGHYNPETGRFNCVVPGLYYFSIHGTVFRGSLHLQLMKNGHSQASFFQLGDAKKPVGLCGGAALRLDQGDEVWVQLGDYPGLYASEGTDSVFTGFLIYSDWEPHPVFNPLANTDS, encoded by the exons ATGATACCATTGCTCCATCTGCTATCCCTGGTCACTTTAATACCAATCACCAGTCCAATAGGGGATAACAAGATTGCCTCTTCCTGCTGCGGAATGCCAGGAATTCCAGGTATACCCGGGACACATGGTAATGCTGGATTACCTGGAAGGGATGGGAGAGATGGAAAGGATGGGAGCCCAGGCACAAGTGGACCTAAAGGTGATTCTGGAGAACCAG GAATCCCTGGTGCTCGAGGTTTCCCAGGTATGGCAGGTCCTCCTGGTGTACAAGGTGATAAAGGAGTGCAGGGGGAGTGTGCTGTGCCCCCCCGCTCTGCGTTTAGTGCCAAGCTATCAGAGTCCCGCACATCCCCCATACCTGGGCAGCCTGTTCCCTTTGGCAAGGTTCTAATAAATGAACAGGGGCATTATAACCCAGAAACTGGACGTTTCAACTGTGTTGTACCAGGGCTCTACTACTTCTCCATCCATGGCACTGTCTTCCGTGGATCCCTTCACCTTCAGCTGATGAAGAATGGACATTCTCAAGCATCCTTTTTCCAACTTGGTGATGCAAAAAAGCCTGTGGGTTTGTGTGGAGGTGCTGCATTACGCCTTGATCAAGGGGATGAAGTGTGGGTGCAGCTGGGAGACTATCCAGGCCTATATGCTAGTGAGGGGACTGACAGTGTGTTTACTGGATTCTTAATCTACTCTGACTGGGAACCACATCCTGTATTCAACCCCCTCGCTAACACTGATTCATAA
- the rnf26 gene encoding RING finger protein 26, with protein sequence MQGIILFLNGLGWTLDMLFLLLDLNYMLVSSVVSVLCWTICFIFNLPWTLTNGILQLWEAVLGFVLMVGDSSCSLALGTVQTLVDALWGCLAGLDSLKLIWNLLCHLLFRSRELIHRGLLNITFSVQTFHRNFWEALSITGGLAAYLVNSLVNICLIAIQNILSAAVALWLSMVNVILMGAELMFMLLSQFSNSAVAVAILLWTPCQLILDGFASLSRGVGIIFYQHLYKILIFLLLAIICRIIFRPSPAVRQFQLKVIQIYRMALVLAWSLLHCEVLRRVIAKSAQIIRMFRIYGATLVRGWNLRRTRIQNPPARPATVQNPARIRERNQVPMREQNPPLRPIQSTVPNRVQNTQPATHIPQASSAFTKRGEPSQDPWKLLKQQEESKKCVICQDENKTVLLLPCRHLCLCASCTEILLQQPVHQRNCPLCRQMILQTLNVYI encoded by the coding sequence ATGCAGGGAATCATTCTGTTCCTCAATGGGCTTGGCTGGACCCTGGACATGTTGTTCCTGTTGCTGGACTTAAATTACATGCTTGTTTCCTCTGTTGTATCAGTTTTGTGTTGGACCATTTGCTTTATCTTTAACCTTCCCTGGACCCTGACCAATGGCATTCTTCAGTTGTGGGAAGCTGTATTGGGATTTGTGCTTATGGTTGGTGATTCTTCCTGCAGCCTTGCACTGGGCACAGTGCAGACATTAGTGGATGCTTTATGGGGATGCCTTGCTGGTTTAGACAGTTTGAAGTTGATATGGAACTTGTTGTGCCACCTACTATTCCGCAGTAGGGAGCTGATCCATCGAGGGCTGCTGAATATCACATTCTCTGTACAGACTTTTCACAGGAATTTCTGGGAAGCATTAAGTATCACTGGAGGTTTGGCAGCTTACTTGGTTAATAGCCTGGTAAACATATGTCTTATTGCCATCCAAAACATTTTATCAGCTGCAGTGGCTCTATGGCTTTCCATGGTCAATGTCATCTTAATGGGAGCAGAACTAATGTTTATGCTGCTGTCTCAGTTTTCCAACAGTGCTGTGGCAGTGGCAATTCTCTTGTGGACGCCTTGTCAACTGATTTTAGATGGCTTTGCATCACTTAGTAGGGGAGTAGGAATAATATTTTATCAACACCTGTACAAGATTCTTATATTTCTGCTTCTCGCCATTATTTGCAGAATCATTTTTAGACCTTCCCCTGCTGTACGCCAATTTCAGTTGAAAGTAATTCAGATATACCGCATGGCCCTTGTGCTTGCCTGGTCACTGCTGCATTGTGAGGTTTTGAGAAGGGTTATTGCAAAAAGTGCTCAGATAATACGAATGTTTAGAATATATGGAGCAACCCTGGTCAGAGGATGGAACTTGAGAAGAACCAGGATACAAAATCCACCTGCTAGGCCTGCCACTGTGCAGAATCCAGCACGAATAAGGGAGCGGAACCAAGTTCCCATGAGAGAGCAAAATCCGCCTTTGAGACCTATTCAGAGCACAGTTCCTAACAGGGTACAGAACACACAACCTGCAACACACATTCCTCAAGCCAGCTCAGCATTCACAAAGAGAGGAGAGCCCTCGCAAGATCCATGGAAGTTACTGAAGCAGCAGGAAGAGAGcaaaaaatgtgttatttgcCAAGATGAAAATAAAACTGTGCTCCTTTTGCCTTGCCGCCACCTATGCCTCTGTGCCTCCTGCACAGAGATCCTTCTGCAGCAGCCTGTCCATCAGCGCAACTGCCCACTGTGTAGACAGATGATTCTGCAAACTCTAAATGTCTATATCTGA